Proteins from a genomic interval of Nostoc sp. TCL240-02:
- a CDS encoding isoprenylcysteine carboxylmethyltransferase family protein — MTQFQFAVAFPEQLPQVDVKAIICLVHSLYWLLIVNASIIRRRKLNNPESFVDTSTKEPVANESSITPQGPPALFLTSATYGIFYILLAIWWANPDALGFFVFQPTFPIQALGIAILGLALIVKVWSFWVFRSWRLFPHIDPGHQLVTKGPYSFVRHPLYFAFQLLFFGSFLIVPRLGFLLQVIANFLAHDFRCRVEEKILLQAFNNAYETYKKRTRRLLPWVY; from the coding sequence ATGACACAATTTCAGTTTGCAGTGGCTTTCCCAGAACAACTACCACAAGTAGATGTCAAAGCCATTATCTGCTTGGTTCATTCACTGTATTGGCTACTAATTGTCAATGCATCTATCATTAGACGGCGCAAACTCAATAACCCAGAGTCATTTGTTGACACCTCCACAAAAGAACCAGTTGCTAATGAGTCATCCATCACTCCTCAAGGCCCGCCAGCACTATTTCTCACCAGTGCTACCTACGGTATTTTTTACATTTTGCTAGCAATTTGGTGGGCAAATCCCGATGCGCTAGGATTTTTTGTATTTCAACCGACTTTTCCGATTCAAGCTCTAGGAATTGCTATTCTTGGTTTGGCATTAATTGTGAAAGTATGGTCTTTTTGGGTTTTTCGCAGTTGGCGGTTATTTCCCCACATCGATCCCGGTCATCAACTTGTGACCAAAGGACCTTATAGTTTCGTTAGACATCCACTTTACTTCGCTTTTCAACTTCTATTCTTTGGCTCGTTTCTAATTGTTCCAAGACTGGGATTTTTACTGCAAGTAATTGCTAACTTTTTAGCTCATGATTTTCGCTGCCGAGTTGAAGAAAAAATATTGCTGCAAGCTTTTAATAATGCATACGAGACATATAAAAAACGCACTCGTCGTTTATTGCCTTGGGTGTATTAA
- the devC gene encoding ABC transporter permease DevC — protein sequence MHSKKIPVAWLQLRYQKARLIIALLGVVFAVVIVFIQLGIRDALFDSAVRLHQGLQGDCFLISPRSTALIAMESFPERRLSQSLAFPEVNYVAPIYLGFGQWKNPETKDYWRNIFVIGFDIRYQVVDFAGVEENINKLKIPNVVLFDRSSRAEFGPVVADFEQKGNVETEIGNRSSNRRVKVVGLFNLGTSFGSDGNLVTSHLNFLRIFSSRYKGLIDIGLIKLKPGYDVQEFTEKLKNFLPKDVKVLSKEQLIAFEKNYWQTSTAIGFIFNLGVGLGIVVGVVVVYQILYTNVSEHLPQYATLKAIGYQQRYLLSIVLQQALLIAILGYIPGFLISIIQYEFAKKATLLPIVMTIDRAGFVLIATVIMCFVSGATAVRKLKQADPADIF from the coding sequence ATGCATAGCAAAAAAATTCCAGTAGCTTGGTTGCAACTTAGATATCAAAAAGCCAGATTAATAATTGCTTTATTAGGAGTGGTTTTTGCTGTAGTAATTGTCTTCATCCAACTAGGTATTCGAGATGCTTTATTTGACAGTGCTGTTCGTTTGCACCAAGGTTTGCAAGGGGATTGTTTTTTGATTAGTCCTCGTTCTACAGCTTTAATTGCTATGGAAAGTTTTCCAGAACGACGTTTATCTCAGTCTTTAGCATTTCCAGAAGTTAATTATGTTGCACCGATATATTTAGGCTTTGGTCAATGGAAAAATCCTGAAACTAAAGACTATTGGCGGAATATATTTGTGATTGGTTTTGATATTCGCTATCAGGTCGTAGATTTTGCTGGAGTTGAGGAAAATATCAACAAACTAAAAATTCCAAATGTGGTTTTATTTGACCGCAGTTCTCGCGCTGAATTCGGGCCTGTGGTTGCAGATTTTGAGCAAAAAGGTAATGTAGAAACAGAAATTGGTAATCGTTCTTCAAATCGTCGGGTTAAAGTAGTTGGACTATTTAATCTAGGTACATCTTTTGGTTCTGATGGAAATTTAGTCACCAGTCATCTTAACTTCTTAAGGATTTTTAGCTCTCGTTATAAAGGATTAATTGATATTGGTTTAATCAAATTAAAACCAGGATATGATGTCCAAGAGTTTACAGAAAAATTAAAAAACTTTTTACCTAAAGATGTAAAAGTATTATCAAAAGAACAATTGATTGCTTTTGAAAAAAATTACTGGCAAACTAGTACAGCTATTGGATTTATTTTTAACTTAGGGGTAGGATTGGGAATTGTTGTAGGTGTTGTAGTCGTATATCAAATTCTCTATACCAACGTTTCGGAACATTTACCGCAATATGCCACTTTAAAAGCAATTGGTTATCAACAAAGATACCTTTTATCTATAGTTTTACAGCAAGCATTATTAATTGCAATTTTAGGCTACATACCGGGTTTTTTAATTTCTATAATTCAGTACGAATTTGCGAAAAAAGCTACACTTTTACCTATCGTAATGACAATAGATAGAGCTGGTTTTGTGCTGATAGCAACTGTTATTATGTGTTTTGTTTCAGGTGCAACAGCTGTGAGAAAACTCAAACAAGCAGATCCGGCTGATATTTTTTAG
- a CDS encoding non-ribosomal peptide synthetase, whose product MSASQLLDDLTQNGVYLWAEGDKLRFRAPKGVLTEELRDRLTAHKLELLAILQTPISTAEFTLVHAPEERYQPFPLTDLQQAYALGGSNFFDLGNVSAHFYVEFAVTNLDIERLNLAWQRLIERHEMLRAVILPDAQQQILETVPPFAVEVIDLRGQKEAEEQITAMRQQMKDNGPSLDKYPLFEVRVQLLDEERSQLHISISLLICDALSGGFVFQDLYQFYLNPQAQLPALNLSFRDYILTLNQRRQTAAYQKARDYWWPRLSEIPPAPELPLAKSPSAIEKPTFTRWQGQLAPAVWQQFKTRVSQLGLTPAAAICAAYATILTTWSKNQKLTVNILYFNREPLHPQVYQVLGNCSSTLLLTVDHTQSESFAAQAKRLQEQLWSDLEHTAVTGVEVLGELNRMQGGTARAAMPCTFASALGLGNRDTQTNAAGEQDWQVICNGLLQTPFVLLDHQIVEENGALLLNWDAVEEAFPPDLMAQMFDAYQLLLHRLAESDNTWQTTTEWLIPEAQLQQRAAVNATNTTIPTQLLHELFVEQATQHPQKLAIAASQLTLTYAELDRLSNYIGRQLRDLGARLNQLVAVVMEKGWEQLVAVLGILKSGAAYLPIDPSLPQERLNWLLDNAEVAIAFTQPRLEANLSFATQVKWLTIDDSTLIQDSTSQPLPSIQTPEDLAYVIYTSGSTGTPKGVTIDHRGAANTILDINQRFGVTAEDRVFAISSLSFDLSVYDIFGTLAAGGTIIMPDAEGSRDPAHWLNVLQREQMTIWNSAPALMKLLVEYAGDRSDRLPSSLRLVMMSGDWIPVTLPEQIHSLGNDVRVISLGGATEASIWSIFYPIETIDPSWTSIPYGKPLSNQSFHILDEALQPRPDWVPGQIYIGGIGLAQGYWRDAAKTQASFIQHPRTGERLYRTGDLGRYLPDGNIEFLGRIDFQVKIRGYRIEIGEIETVLQQHPAIRSVVVSAVGKQRDDKQLVAYIVFEQEQSITSLELRSYLHQKLPEYMIPSMFMFMDSLPLSSNGKVDRRALPDPEQSQADLGAIVAPRDSLELQLVQIWQEILNLPEVGITNNFFELGGTSIQAVRLMTQIHKLFAQNLPLSTLFQGGTVEHLARTLRQSSDSSVPWSPLVSIQPSGSQPPFFCVHPAGGNVLCYMDLSRRLGADQPFYGLQAVGMDGEQPPFTTIEDMAAYYIAAIRTVQPQGPYSIGGWSFGGIAALEIAQQLRQQGEEVNMLVLIDCPAPLSGEDLDEATLAAWFIQDLEGRFDVDATRLQQLQQLDTAQQLNYILEQARLLHLVPPDAGVEQVNYLFEVFKCNMRAIESYTPRPYEGLATLLRAENQPPENPTNPALDWHELLTNLEVRWIPGNHYTMVREPDVQTLATQLRACLAVMNNWQPERYN is encoded by the coding sequence ATGAGCGCGAGTCAACTTCTGGATGATTTGACGCAAAATGGAGTGTATTTGTGGGCTGAAGGCGACAAATTGCGTTTTCGTGCCCCCAAAGGTGTGTTGACTGAAGAACTACGCGATCGCTTGACTGCTCACAAGTTAGAATTGCTGGCAATTTTGCAAACGCCCATTTCAACGGCAGAATTCACCCTAGTTCATGCTCCAGAGGAACGTTATCAGCCATTCCCGCTCACTGACTTACAACAAGCTTATGCTTTGGGTGGTAGCAATTTTTTCGATTTGGGTAACGTGTCTGCTCATTTCTACGTAGAATTTGCCGTCACTAATCTTGACATCGAGCGATTGAATTTAGCTTGGCAACGTTTAATTGAGCGTCATGAGATGCTGCGGGCGGTAATTTTACCGGATGCCCAACAGCAGATTCTCGAAACTGTGCCTCCCTTTGCTGTGGAAGTCATCGACTTACGCGGTCAAAAAGAGGCGGAGGAGCAAATAACAGCGATGCGCCAGCAAATGAAGGATAATGGCCCGTCACTTGATAAATATCCTTTATTTGAGGTGCGGGTACAGTTATTGGATGAGGAGCGATCGCAACTCCACATCAGCATTAGTTTATTAATCTGCGATGCTTTAAGTGGTGGGTTTGTCTTCCAAGATTTATATCAGTTTTATCTCAACCCCCAAGCACAGTTACCAGCCCTGAATCTCTCTTTCCGAGATTACATCCTGACACTGAATCAACGCCGTCAAACAGCAGCCTACCAAAAAGCTCGTGATTACTGGTGGCCAAGGTTATCTGAAATTCCCCCAGCCCCGGAATTGCCCCTAGCCAAAAGTCCGAGTGCTATTGAGAAACCCACTTTTACCCGTTGGCAAGGACAACTAGCACCAGCAGTTTGGCAGCAATTCAAAACACGAGTCAGTCAGCTGGGACTAACACCGGCGGCTGCGATTTGTGCTGCTTATGCCACCATCCTCACCACTTGGAGCAAAAACCAAAAACTCACAGTTAACATTCTCTACTTTAACCGCGAACCACTGCATCCACAGGTGTATCAGGTTTTAGGTAACTGTAGTTCTACTCTACTGCTGACAGTTGACCACACCCAAAGCGAAAGCTTCGCCGCCCAAGCCAAACGCTTACAAGAGCAGTTGTGGAGTGATTTGGAACATACTGCGGTGACTGGTGTGGAAGTATTGGGCGAACTCAACCGGATGCAAGGGGGAACTGCTAGAGCCGCAATGCCTTGTACCTTTGCCAGTGCTTTGGGTTTGGGAAACCGCGATACTCAAACTAATGCTGCGGGTGAGCAGGATTGGCAGGTAATTTGTAATGGCTTGTTGCAAACGCCTTTCGTCCTCCTCGATCACCAAATTGTTGAAGAAAACGGCGCTTTGCTCCTGAATTGGGATGCTGTAGAAGAAGCTTTTCCCCCTGATTTAATGGCCCAAATGTTTGATGCTTACCAACTGCTACTGCATCGTTTGGCTGAGTCAGACAATACTTGGCAGACTACCACAGAATGGTTGATACCCGAAGCACAACTACAACAACGAGCAGCTGTCAATGCTACCAACACTACCATTCCCACCCAGCTGTTGCATGAGTTGTTTGTTGAACAGGCAACTCAACACCCACAAAAATTAGCGATCGCTGCTTCTCAATTGACTTTGACTTACGCCGAACTCGATCGCCTATCTAACTACATCGGTAGACAACTGCGAGACTTAGGCGCTCGTCTCAATCAGTTGGTAGCCGTGGTGATGGAAAAAGGTTGGGAGCAGTTAGTCGCTGTTTTGGGAATCCTCAAATCAGGTGCAGCTTACCTACCAATCGACCCCAGCCTACCCCAAGAACGTCTTAACTGGCTGCTCGATAACGCTGAAGTAGCGATCGCTTTTACCCAACCTCGGCTAGAAGCAAATCTCAGCTTCGCCACTCAAGTCAAATGGCTAACAATTGATGATTCAACCCTGATACAAGACTCTACCAGTCAACCTTTACCATCAATACAAACCCCAGAAGATTTAGCCTACGTCATCTACACTTCCGGCTCAACTGGCACACCCAAAGGTGTCACCATCGACCATCGCGGTGCAGCCAACACCATCCTCGATATCAATCAACGGTTTGGCGTGACAGCAGAGGATCGGGTATTTGCCATTTCCTCCTTGAGCTTTGATTTGTCAGTGTATGACATCTTCGGAACGCTCGCAGCTGGTGGTACAATTATCATGCCCGATGCTGAAGGCAGCCGCGATCCGGCGCATTGGCTAAATGTTCTCCAACGGGAACAGATGACAATCTGGAACTCTGCACCAGCGTTAATGAAATTGTTAGTCGAATATGCAGGCGATCGCAGCGATCGCTTACCGTCTTCCCTCCGGTTGGTGATGATGAGCGGTGATTGGATTCCGGTAACTCTACCGGAGCAAATTCACTCTTTGGGTAACGATGTCCGAGTAATCAGTTTGGGAGGAGCCACGGAAGCTTCCATCTGGTCAATTTTCTATCCTATCGAAACAATTGACCCTAGCTGGACTAGCATCCCCTACGGTAAACCCCTGAGTAACCAAAGCTTCCACATCCTTGACGAAGCCTTGCAACCCCGTCCTGATTGGGTTCCAGGACAAATTTACATTGGTGGTATCGGTTTAGCCCAGGGATATTGGCGAGATGCAGCCAAGACCCAAGCCAGCTTTATTCAGCATCCCCGGACGGGAGAGCGTCTTTACCGCACCGGAGACTTGGGGCGCTATCTGCCGGATGGTAACATCGAGTTTTTAGGAAGAATTGATTTTCAGGTTAAAATTCGCGGTTATCGGATAGAAATAGGCGAAATTGAAACTGTCTTGCAGCAACACCCAGCCATCCGTTCTGTTGTTGTTTCAGCCGTTGGCAAACAACGGGATGACAAGCAACTGGTAGCTTATATCGTTTTCGAGCAGGAGCAATCAATTACTTCATTAGAATTGCGTAGCTACCTCCACCAAAAGTTACCAGAATACATGATTCCCTCAATGTTCATGTTTATGGACAGCTTGCCCTTGTCATCCAACGGTAAAGTCGATCGCCGTGCTTTACCTGACCCAGAACAAAGTCAAGCAGATTTAGGGGCAATTGTCGCACCCAGAGACAGCTTAGAGTTACAACTTGTACAAATTTGGCAAGAAATCTTGAACTTGCCGGAGGTAGGTATTACTAATAATTTCTTTGAACTGGGTGGAACTTCTATTCAAGCTGTGCGCTTGATGACGCAAATTCACAAACTCTTTGCTCAGAATTTACCCTTGTCTACGTTGTTCCAAGGCGGGACTGTTGAGCATTTAGCGCGGACTCTGCGCCAATCGTCAGATAGTTCAGTGCCTTGGTCGCCTTTAGTCAGCATCCAGCCCTCTGGTTCTCAGCCGCCTTTCTTCTGCGTTCATCCAGCTGGCGGTAATGTGCTTTGCTATATGGATCTCTCCCGTCGCTTGGGTGCAGATCAGCCGTTCTACGGTCTCCAGGCTGTGGGGATGGATGGAGAACAACCACCGTTCACCACTATTGAAGATATGGCGGCTTATTATATTGCAGCCATCCGCACCGTTCAACCACAAGGGCCATACTCTATAGGTGGCTGGTCTTTCGGGGGAATTGCAGCCCTAGAAATTGCCCAGCAATTGCGCCAGCAAGGTGAAGAAGTCAATATGCTGGTACTTATCGACTGTCCCGCACCCTTATCTGGCGAAGATTTGGACGAAGCCACCTTAGCAGCTTGGTTTATCCAAGACTTAGAAGGTCGATTTGATGTTGATGCTACTAGATTGCAGCAGTTGCAGCAGCTAGATACCGCACAACAATTGAACTACATTCTAGAACAAGCCAGACTACTGCACCTAGTTCCGCCAGATGCCGGAGTTGAACAAGTCAACTACTTGTTCGAGGTGTTCAAATGCAATATGCGAGCGATCGAATCCTACACACCGCGTCCCTACGAGGGGCTAGCAACACTGCTGCGGGCAGAAAACCAACCACCAGAAAATCCCACCAACCCAGCTTTAGATTGGCACGAATTACTCACCAATCTGGAAGTGCGTTGGATTCCAGGCAACCACTACACGATGGTCAGAGAACCAGATGTGCAAACATTGGCAACCCAATTGAGGGCTTGTCTAGCAGTTATGAACAACTGGCAGCCAGAAAGATACAACTAA
- a CDS encoding ABC exporter membrane fusion protein: MKYQFFTKPVDWRFVVILGAAALATCATSFYLVLNNQLENQKRSQQAIAANNKIQASPSAVAARGYLEPKGEVIKLSAPTSIQGEGVRVAKLLVKQGDKVKTGQVVAILDNQERLQAALEQAKTEVNVAQAKLEQTKAGAKTGDIKAQTAKYQQTRAELEGQLTIQRATIANLAAQLQGEKNSQAATIKRIQAEFRYAQTECDRYNSLYQKGVVSASQRDSTCLQNNTAQEQLVEAESNLQKIISTRTEQVKEAQANFNRTLATLKKEVEEAKATLNATAEVRTVDVSVAESEVENAQAAVKKAQADLNLAYVQSPKNGQVLKIHTWAGEVISNDGIIELGQTEQMYAIAEVYETDISKVRLGQQATVTSGGLIEELKGNVDEVGLKVGVLNALGTDPVADADTRVVEVKIRLSPQDSQKVANLTNLEVNVMINTESP, from the coding sequence ATGAAATATCAGTTTTTTACAAAACCTGTAGACTGGAGATTTGTTGTAATTTTAGGCGCTGCGGCTTTAGCTACTTGTGCTACTTCGTTTTATTTAGTTTTAAATAATCAACTAGAAAATCAAAAGCGATCGCAACAGGCTATTGCAGCTAATAATAAAATTCAAGCAAGTCCTAGTGCAGTTGCTGCTAGAGGATATCTAGAGCCTAAAGGAGAAGTAATTAAGCTATCTGCTCCTACTTCTATACAAGGTGAAGGTGTACGAGTTGCAAAGCTACTTGTCAAACAAGGAGACAAGGTAAAAACAGGTCAAGTAGTGGCAATTCTAGATAACCAAGAACGTCTGCAAGCAGCTTTGGAACAGGCAAAAACTGAAGTTAATGTTGCTCAAGCTAAACTAGAGCAAACTAAAGCAGGTGCGAAAACAGGAGATATCAAAGCTCAAACGGCAAAATATCAACAAACAAGAGCAGAACTAGAAGGCCAACTCACAATTCAAAGGGCAACTATTGCCAATTTAGCAGCTCAGTTACAAGGAGAAAAAAATTCTCAAGCCGCAACCATTAAGAGGATTCAAGCTGAATTCCGATATGCTCAAACTGAATGCGATCGCTATAATTCTTTGTATCAAAAAGGAGTAGTTTCAGCTTCTCAACGAGATAGCACTTGTTTACAAAACAATACTGCTCAAGAACAACTTGTAGAAGCCGAATCTAATTTACAGAAAATTATTAGTACTAGAACAGAACAAGTCAAAGAAGCACAAGCCAATTTCAATCGCACATTAGCAACCTTAAAAAAGGAAGTTGAAGAAGCCAAAGCAACTCTAAATGCCACCGCAGAAGTCCGCACTGTAGATGTCAGTGTGGCAGAATCAGAGGTAGAAAATGCCCAGGCTGCTGTGAAAAAAGCTCAAGCAGATTTAAATTTGGCTTATGTGCAATCGCCTAAAAATGGACAAGTTTTAAAAATTCACACATGGGCTGGTGAAGTTATTAGCAATGATGGAATTATCGAGTTAGGCCAGACAGAACAAATGTATGCGATCGCGGAAGTTTACGAAACCGATATTAGTAAAGTTCGTCTTGGTCAACAAGCAACTGTTACCAGTGGTGGCTTAATCGAAGAACTGAAAGGCAATGTCGATGAAGTTGGTTTAAAAGTTGGCGTTTTAAATGCTTTAGGAACCGATCCTGTTGCGGATGCAGATACTAGAGTTGTCGAAGTTAAAATTCGTCTGTCTCCACAAGATAGCCAAAAAGTTGCTAACCTAACTAATTTAGAAGTCAACGTCATGATTAATACTGAATCACCATAA